In the Sandaracinus amylolyticus genome, CGATCACGCCCGACGGCCATCGCCGGCTGCTCGAGGAGCGCGCTGCGCTGACGCCCGGGGACGAGGCGACGAAGACGCGCGCGCTGCTGCTCGATCGCATCCTCGCGAGCGTCGACGTGGTGCCCGCCGCGCTGCTCGACGGCGGCGCGGGGTTCGGGTGCGCGATCGACGTGCGCGACGAGCGCGGCGCGCGTCGCACCTACGTGCTGGTGGGGCCGGACGAGGTCGATCCCGCCGCGGGGCGCATCACCGCGGAGTCGCCGATCGGGCGGCGTCTGCTGCGCGCGAAGGCGGGCGACGTGATCGAGCTCGAGCGCGCCGGGAAGAGCGAGGAGCTCGAGGTGATCGCGGTGCGCGTCGGCGGGTGATCACGCCTTCCGCAGTCGCTGCACCGTCATGCCGCGGTGGGGCGCGAGCTCGTCCACCCCGAGGCCGTGGGCGCGCGCCCGTTCCGCGACCCACGTGGGATCGAGGCGCAGCTCGTGATGGCTGCCGACGCGCATCGTGGTGCGTCCGCCCGCGTGCTCGTGCAGCACGTCCCACACCCGCTGGTCCGTCTCGTCGATCGGCGCGCGCCGGCAATGCCTCCCCCGCCCGGGAGGCGCGAGCGGGCACGTCGTCGCGATATGCTCGACCTCGCGTGCGTGCATCGCTGTGGTCGGCGTGCGTCGTGCTGGCGCTGGGCTGTGGCCCGAGCGAGGCGGACACCCGCCTGCTCGTGGTCGTCGCGAGCGACCTCGGGGCGCCTCCGATCACACGGTTGATCGCGCGCACCCTCGACGCCGAGGACGAGCCGATCGATCGAGCGGTGATCGCGGTCGGCGCGGACGCAGGCGGGCATGCGTTGCCGCTCTCGTTCGTCGTCGTGCCGCGCGACCCCGACGTGCCGGTGCGCATCGAGGTCGAGGCGACCGATGCGGACGGCGCGAGCCTCGTGCTGCGCCGCGTGCGCGCGACCGTGCCGCGCGGGACCACCCGCGTGGTGCACGTGCTGCTCGAGGGCTGCTGCAGCGCTCGGGGCTGCGACGGCGGTCTCACGTGCGTCGGCGGGGACTGCGTGCCGGAGGACGTCGAGGCGCTGCCGCTCACCGACGACGCGCGGGGCGCCGAGCTCGCGTTCGACGCGTCGTTCCCCACGTGCGAGCAGAGCGACGGGGGCTCCGACGGCGGCACCCCGATGGACGCGACGACGCCGATCGATGCGCGTCCCACCCCGACCTGCCCGGGCGAGACGTGCACCTGCGCGAGCACCTGTCAGTGCGAGGATCGCGGGACCTGCACCTGGACCGGCGACACCGGCACGCTCGAGTGCGGTCAGGAGTCGCGCTGCACCGCGGACGCCGGCGACTCGACCGCGGTGCGCTGCAATCGCTCGACGCTCTGCACGATCACGCTCGGCCAGAGCAGCAACACGCACTGCGATCGCGCCACCTGCGTGATCGAGGTGGGCTCGAGCTCGAACGTGACCTGCGCCGATCGCTCCACCTGCACCATCACCTGCCGCGACACGTGCAACGTCGACTGTCGCGGCGCGACGCACTGCAGCCTGCGCTGCGGTGACGCCGCAGCGAACGACGTCACCGACACCGCGCAGTGCCCGTGAGCGCTCACGCGCGCGTCGGGATTCGCCGGTAGCGCGCCTCGACCATCTGGAACACGCCGTACGCGACGAGCCCCACCGCGACGACGATCAGCAGGATCGCGCCGTACGGCTGCTGCGCGATGTCGCGCAGCGCGCCGCCCAGGCCCTCCGCCTCGCCGGGCCGTGCATTGAGCCCGGCCTCGACGATCCCCGCGCCGACGATCACGAGCACCACGCCGCGCGCGAAGAGCCCGATGCGACCGGCGCGGATCGACCAGCGCCGCTCGGTCGGCGTCATCTGCGTGATCTTGAGATGACGCGTGAAGTCGATCGTCCACGCCCGGTAGATCTCGTAGAGCGCGAACAAGATCACCGCCGCACCCGCGGCCACGACCAGCACCGGGCCCGCGTCCCACGAGAGCACCTCGCCGACCCACGACTCGGAGCCACCCTCGCGCGGAGCCCGTCCCGCGAACGCCATCTGCAACGCCGCCACACCGAGCGCTGCGTGCAGGACACCGCTGACGCCCCAGCCGATGCGCTTCGCGACGCCCTTTCCTCCCTCGAGCGCAGCGCGCTCGGGGTCGAGGATCGCCTGCACGAGACGCCAGGCCGCGTACGCGAAGAGGCCGATGCCGACGATGGTCAAGAGCACTTGACCAAACGGCTGCTCGCCGATCGTGCGCACCGCGGTCTCCGGACCGCCGATCTCTCCGGCGCCGCTGCCGGCGCCCGTCACCGCCAGGATCGCGAGGACCCCGATCAGCACGTAGACGACGCCTTTGGTCAGGTAGCCCGTACGCGCCATCGGCTCGACCCAGCCGCGGCGCGCGACGGCCCCTCGCGCGTCGGTATGCGTGATCGCCATACTGGTTTTCTGCCTCGCGGACTGATCGCCGCGAAGTCTCCTCCTGCGCCGATGGAGAGCACGCGGCGTTCCGCTCACGCCGCGGCGCGGCATCGCGCTCGCCGGTGCGTCGCGAAAGGTCACGATCGGCCTCGCGGCCGTCGCATCTCGCCACGATCTCGCGATCGAAGAAATGCGCGGCCGTGATGCACCGTCTCCATTCGCATCGACACGCTGCTACAACACGGCCGGGGACTCTCGCGTATGCAGCGGACCGAAGAGCCTCGTTCCGATGAGGAACGTGTGACTCCTGCCGACGCGCAGGACGCAGACGGCGCGCGATCGCGCGAAGCGCTCGCGCCGACGCTCGCCGCGCCCACGCCGACGCCGGCCTCGGTCTCGCGTCCGAGCACCGCGCCCGACGACACGCTCCCGCCGGGGGAGATCCTCGGCGCGCGGTATCGCATCGTCGAGCTCGTCGGGCGCGGCGGGCAGGGCGACGTCTATCGCGCGGACGATCTCGAGGTCGAGGGACACGTCGTCGCGCTCAAGCTGATGCACCACGCGGCGCGCAGCGACGAGGAGAAGGCGAGCGCGATGCGCGAGCTGCGCATGCTCGCGGCGGTGAGCCACCCGACGATCGTGCAGTTCAAGGACTCGGGCTGGTACGGCGCGCGGCTGTGGTTCGTGATGCCGTGGCTCGAGGGGCGCACGCTCGAGCAGGCGGGTCGCATCTCGCGCGCCGAGGCGCGCCGCGTGTTCGAGAGCGTCGCGGCGGGTGTCGCGGCGCTGCACGCGAAGGGGATGCGCCACCAGGACATCAAGCCGAGCAACATCTTCCTCGCGCGCATCGACGGGTTCGACGACGCGATGCCGGTGCTGCTCGATCTCGGCGTCGCGGCGCGCGGTGACGACGCGCCGATCGCGGGCTCGCCCGACTACTTCGCGCCCGAGGTCGCGGCGATGTGGCCGACCGGCGGCGACGCGGTGATCGGCCCCGAGGCGGACGTGTACGCGATCGCGCTCGCGCTGCGGAACTCGCTCGACCCCGACACCGCGCCGACGCTCGATGCGTTCTCGCGCGAGTCGCTCGATCAGCGCGCGAAGGAGCCGGTGGCGCCTCCCTCGACGCGCGAGCTCGCGTACCTCGAGCCGAGCTTCGAGCGCTGGCTCGCGATCGAGCCCGAGCGTCGACCCACCGCGGCCACGCTGATGCGCGAGCTCGCGGTGCTCACCGCGCCCGAGGATCGCGCCGCGGAGCGCGCGCGCACGATCCGCCGGATCGCGCCGTGGGCCGTGGGCCTCGTGCTGACGATCGGATGGTTCGCGTGGTGGGGCCACGGCGAGCTGCTCGCGCACGAGAAGGCCGCGGCGCGCGCGGCCGAGGACGAGCGCGAGGCCGAGCTGCGGGCGCACCGTGCGTCGGAGGAAGCGGAGCTCGCGCGCGACGCGGCGCGCGACGCGCTCGAGCGCGCCGCATCGAGCGAAGAAGAAGCGGACGATCGCGAGCGCCAGGCGCGTGCCGCGATGGCGCGGGTGCGCGCCGCGCAGCGCGCGCTCGATCGCGCGCAGGGTGATCGTGCGCGGCTCGGCGACGCGATCGAGGAGATGCAGCGCGCGCTCACCGGGGCGGAGGCGGCGCGCGAGCAGGAGCGACGCGCGCGCGAGACCGAGCGCGCGGAGTCGGAGCGT is a window encoding:
- a CDS encoding DUF1206 domain-containing protein: MTFRDAPASAMPRRGVSGTPRALHRRRRRLRGDQSARQKTSMAITHTDARGAVARRGWVEPMARTGYLTKGVVYVLIGVLAILAVTGAGSGAGEIGGPETAVRTIGEQPFGQVLLTIVGIGLFAYAAWRLVQAILDPERAALEGGKGVAKRIGWGVSGVLHAALGVAALQMAFAGRAPREGGSESWVGEVLSWDAGPVLVVAAGAAVILFALYEIYRAWTIDFTRHLKITQMTPTERRWSIRAGRIGLFARGVVLVIVGAGIVEAGLNARPGEAEGLGGALRDIAQQPYGAILLIVVAVGLVAYGVFQMVEARYRRIPTRA
- a CDS encoding GreA/GreB family elongation factor, which encodes MSKAFLPEDTAVDTGPVLPPRPATPLPITPDGHRRLLEERAALTPGDEATKTRALLLDRILASVDVVPAALLDGGAGFGCAIDVRDERGARRTYVLVGPDEVDPAAGRITAESPIGRRLLRAKAGDVIELERAGKSEELEVIAVRVGG
- a CDS encoding serine/threonine-protein kinase, whose protein sequence is MTPADAQDADGARSREALAPTLAAPTPTPASVSRPSTAPDDTLPPGEILGARYRIVELVGRGGQGDVYRADDLEVEGHVVALKLMHHAARSDEEKASAMRELRMLAAVSHPTIVQFKDSGWYGARLWFVMPWLEGRTLEQAGRISRAEARRVFESVAAGVAALHAKGMRHQDIKPSNIFLARIDGFDDAMPVLLDLGVAARGDDAPIAGSPDYFAPEVAAMWPTGGDAVIGPEADVYAIALALRNSLDPDTAPTLDAFSRESLDQRAKEPVAPPSTRELAYLEPSFERWLAIEPERRPTAATLMRELAVLTAPEDRAAERARTIRRIAPWAVGLVLTIGWFAWWGHGELLAHEKAAARAAEDEREAELRAHRASEEAELARDAARDALERAASSEEEADDRERQARAAMARVRAAQRALDRAQGDRARLGDAIEEMQRALTGAEAAREQERRARETERAESERALRAAREGFERERRELTDQRDRALVAITESEVRGRTLEQRTQQAEALAAQAQMRAQQAEARASELEGRLEDLEARLRRAERAAAGAGGGGTEPPGEAMQAPTDLGAEPTLDLPR